A genomic region of Glycine max cultivar Williams 82 chromosome 15, Glycine_max_v4.0, whole genome shotgun sequence contains the following coding sequences:
- the LOC100788537 gene encoding MMS19 nucleotide excision repair protein homolog isoform X2, translating into MAETTQLTRHIESYVDSSSTPAQQASSLNAVASLVNTDALPLEALVRELEMYLTTTDNVVRARGILLLAEVMTRIESKPLNSATIHSLVGFFKDRLADWRAVQGALVGCLALIRRKSVVGMVTDSDATTIAQSFLQYMQVQSLGQYDRKLCFELLDCLLERYFDAVTTLGEDLIYGICEAIDAEKDPDCLKLAFHIVASLAQLNPDSSSLLASYAKDVFDILEPYFPIHFTHPSSGDTHVQRDDLSTSLMSAFSSTPLFEPFVIPLLLEKLSSSLHSAKIDSLKYLRVCSSKYGAERIAKYAGAIWSSLKDTLSTYLGEPDFSFTIAPVDGIGFPENEFVIEALSLLQQLIAQNSSLLVSLIIDDEDVNTIFSTITSYETYDAIPVQEKKKLHAIGRILYITSKTTISSCNAMFESLFTRMMDNLGFSVRFPNGDISPSQRLKFGFLYLCIELLAGCRELIVGSEEPALQYVFEHETCCTMLHSFSTPLFNAFGSVLAVSADRGPLDPDTYVGVKGLQILAMFHSDVFPIQKSIFENILKKFMSIIIEDFNKTILWEAALKALHHVGSFFQKFCESEKAMSYRNLVVEKIVEILSLDDITLSFSLKVEALLNIGKTGMKNMLTILQGLGRAVFANLSKVHRNLRSSEIAVQLLECYSCQLLPWIHENGGSEDFVMQFAVDIWSQAGNCMDLSTPFEGKGLLDAMMKAMRLSVGSCSVESQNLIIRKAYSVLSSHTNFQLKEVERLPLTPGKYDISLRDEGIISLFASVVIAVCPKTYIPNIRVLVHLFIITLLRGVVPVAQALGSILNKLVSTSSTAENSSDLTLEEALDAIFNTKISFSSTDMLQRCNGTSNGNEMVFTDICLGIANDRMLQINAICGLSWMGKGLLLRGHEKIKDITMIFMECLISGTKSASPLIKDSLENTEEQIQDLLVIKCATDAFHVLMSDSEVCLNRKFHATIRPLYKQRFFSSVMPILQQIITKSHSSLSRSFLYRAFAHIMSDTPMVAIVSEAKKLIPVLLDCLSMLTEIQDKDMLYGLLLVLSGILMEKNGQEAVVENAHIIINCLIKLVGYPHKMLVRETAIQCLVALSELPHARIYPMRTQVLRAISKCLDDSKRAVRHEAVKCRQTWASM; encoded by the exons ATGGCGGAAACCACTCAATTAACTCGCCACATTGAGTCCTATGTCGACTCTTCTTCTACTCCCGCTCAGCAG GCTTCAAGTTTGAACGCAGTTGCATCTCTCGTGAACACTGATGCCTTACCTCTAGAAGCACTG GTTAGagagttggagatgtatttgaCCACAACAGATAACGTTGTTCGTGCAAGAG GAATTCTTCTTCTAGCAGAGGTAATGACTCGTATTGAATCAAAACCTCTTAACAGTGCAACTATACATAGCTTGGTTGGATTCTTCAAGGACAGACTG GCAGATTGGCGAGCAGTACAAGGTGCACTTGTCGGTTGCTTGGCACTGATAAGGAGAAAAAGTGTTGTGGGTATGGTAACGGATAGTGATGCCACAACCATTGCTCAGTCTTTTTTACAATACATGCAAGTTCAATCTTTAGGGCAGTATGACAGGaag CTGTGCTTTGAACTGCTTGATTGCCTGCTAGAACGCTACTTTGATGCAGTTACTACACTG GGGGAGGACCTTATTTATGGAATTTGTGAAGCCATAGATGCAGAAAAGGATCCAGATTGTTTAAAGCTTGCTTTTCATATTGTTGCATCTTTGGCACAATTAAATCCAGATTCATCTAGTCTACTTGCAAGCTATGCAAAGGATGTTTTTGATATTTTAGAACCTTACTTTCCCATTCACTTTACACAT CCAAGTAGTGGAGATACTCATGTGCAAAGAGATGACCTGTCAACCTCTCTGATG TCTGCATTCTCTTCTACACCTCTCTTTGAGCCGTTTGTcattcctctgcttcttgagaaaCTTTCTTCTTCACTGCATTCTGCAAAG ATCGATTCCTTAAAATATCTTAGAGTGTGCTCTTCCAAGTATGGGGCAGAGAGAATTGCAAAATATGCCGGGGCTATTTGGTCTTCATTAAAAGACACCCTATCTACTTATTTGGGGGAGCcagatttttcttttactatagCACCTGTAGATGGTATTGGCTTCCCAGAGAATGAATTTGTGATAGAAGCTCTGTCCCTCCTTCAGCAGCTTATTGCGCAAAATAGTAGTTTGTTGGTTAGCTTGATAATTGATGACGAGGATGTCAACACTATTTTCAGCACCATTACCTCTTATGAGACTTATGATGCTATTCCTGtgcaagaaaagaagaaactaCATGCTATTGGTCGTATTCTGTATATTACTTCCAAGACTACCATTTCTTCTTGTAATGCCATGTTTGAAAGTCTTTTCACCAGAATGATGGATAATTTGGGATTTTCTGTTAGGTTTCCAAATGGTGATATTTCCCCCTCTCAGAGACTCAAGTTTGGATTCCTTTATCTCTGCATTGAACTACTTGCAGGATGCAGGGAGTTAATTGTTGGGTCTGAGGAACCAGCTCTGCAATATGTTTTTGAGCATGAGACTTGTTGCACTATGCTTCATAGTTTTTCAACCCCATTATTTAATGCCTTTGGTTCAGTCTTGGCAGTAAGTGCTGACAGAGGCCCTCTTGATCCAGATACATACGTTGGAG TGAAGGGTTTACAGATACTTGCCATGTTTCATTCAGATGTTTTTCCAATACAAAAGTCAATATTTGAgaatattttgaagaaattcATGTCAATTATCATAGAAGATTTCAACAAAACAATATTGTGGGAAGCAGCATTGAAAGCATTACATCATGTCGGCTCATTTTTTCAGAAGTTTTGTGAGTCTGAAAAAGCTATGAGCTACAGGAATTTAGTTGTAGAAAAAATTGTGGAAATTCTGTCACTTGACGATATTACTCTGTCTTTTTCACTTAAAGTGGAAGCATTGTTGAATATAGGCAAGACGGGAATGAAAAATATGCTAACAATTCTTCAAGGGTTGGGAAGAGCAGTATTTGCCAATCTATCTAAG GTCCATAGAAATTTAAGATCTTCTGAAATTGCTGTTCAGCTTTTGGAATGCTATTCTTGCCAGTTGCTCCCATG GATCCATGAAAATGGAGGTTCAGAGGACTTTGTGATGCAATTTGCTGTGGACATTTGGAGTCAAGCTGGAAATTGCATGGATTTGAGTACCCCATTCGAGGGAAAG GGTCTTCTTGACGCAATGATGAAAGCGATGAGACTTTCTGTAGGGAGTTGTTCTGTGGAGAGCCAAAACCTTATAATTCGCAAAGCTTACAGTGTACTGTCTTCACACACTAACTTTCAGCTTAAAGAAGTTGAAAGATTACCACTAACTCCTGGAAAATATGACATTTCCCTTAGAGATGAAGggataatttcattatttgcaTCAGTAGTTATTGCAGTTTGCCCTAAAACATACATTCCAAATATAAGAGTACTTGTGCATCTATTTATAATAACCCTCCTCAGAGGTGTTGTTCCAGTTGCACAGGCCTTGGGTTCCATACTTAACAAATTAGTTTCAACATCAAGCACTGCAGAGAACTCTAGTGATCTTACCTTGGAAGAAGCTCTGGATGCTatattcaatacaaaaatatCGTTTTCTAGTACTGATATGTTGCAGAGATGTAATGGAACAAGTAATGGGAATGAAATGGTTTTTACTGATATATGCCTGGGCATTGCAAATGATAGAATGCTTCAAATCAATGCCATTTGTGGACTCTCGTGGATGGGAAAAGGTTTACTTCTACGTGGTCATGAAAAGATTAAAGACATCACTATGATTTTTATGGAGTGCTTAATATCAGGCACAAAAAGTGCCTCGCCTTTGATCAAAGATTCACTTGAAAATACTGAAGAGCAGATTCAGGACCTGTTAGTGATTAAATGTGCTACTGATGCTTTTCATGTTCTTATGAGTGATTCAGAAGTTTGTTTGAACAGAAAATTTCATGCCACAATACGACCTCTATATAAGCAGCGGTTTTTCTCTTCTGTGATGCCTATCTTGCAGCAGATCATTACAAAATCTCACTCCTCATTGTCCAG ATCCTTTTTGTATCGAGCTTTTGCACATATCATGTCTGATACTCCAATGGTTGCTATAGTGAGTGAAGCTAAAAAG CTTATACCAGTTCTACTGGATTGCTTGTCCATGTTGACAGAAATCCAAGATAAAGATATGTTATATGGTCTGCTGCTAGTCTTATCTGGGATATTGATGGAGAAAAATG GACAAGAAGCTGTCGTTGAGAATGCACACATTATCATCAATTGTCTGATTAAGCTTGTGGGTTACCCTCATAAGATG CTTGTTCGAGAGACAGCTATTCAATGTCTTGTTGCCTTGTCTGAGTTGCCCCACGCCCGTATCTATCCTATGAGGACACAG GTTCTACGAGCAATATCAAAGTGTCTTGACGATTCAAAGAGAGCTGTTCGCCATGAAGCTGTCAAATGTCGGCAAACATG GGCATCAATGTAA
- the LOC100788537 gene encoding MMS19 nucleotide excision repair protein homolog isoform X3: MAETTQLTRHIESYVDSSSTPAQQASSLNAVASLVNTDALPLEALVRELEMYLTTTDNVVRARGILLLAEVMTRIESKPLNSATIHSLVGFFKDRLADWRAVQGALVGCLALIRRKSVVGMVTDSDATTIAQSFLQYMQVQSLGQYDRKLCFELLDCLLERYFDAVTTLGEDLIYGICEAIDAEKDPDCLKLAFHIVASLAQLNPDSSSLLASYAKDVFDILEPYFPIHFTHPSSGDTHVQRDDLSTSLMSAFSSTPLFEPFVIPLLLEKLSSSLHSAKIDSLKYLRVCSSKYGAERIAKYAGAIWSSLKDTLSTYLGEPDFSFTIAPVDGIGFPENEFVIEALSLLQQLIAQNSSLLVSLIIDDEDVNTIFSTITSYETYDAIPVQEKKKLHAIGRILYITSKTTISSCNAMFESLFTRMMDNLGFSVRFPNGDISPSQRLKFGFLYLCIELLAGCRELIVGSEEPALQYVFEHETCCTMLHSFSTPLFNAFGSVLAVSADRGPLDPDTYVGVKGLQILAMFHSDVFPIQKSIFENILKKFMSIIIEDFNKTILWEAALKALHHVGSFFQKFLEALLNIGKTGMKNMLTILQGLGRAVFANLSKVYVHRNLRSSEIAVQLLECYSCQLLPWIHENGGSEDFVMQFAVDIWSQAGNCMDLSTPFEGKGLLDAMMKAMRLSVGSCSVESQNLIIRKAYSVLSSHTNFQLKEVERLPLTPGKYDISLRDEGIISLFASVVIAVCPKTYIPNIRVLVHLFIITLLRGVVPVAQALGSILNKLVSTSSTAENSSDLTLEEALDAIFNTKISFSSTDMLQRCNGTSNGNEMVFTDICLGIANDRMLQINAICGLSWMGKGLLLRGHEKIKDITMIFMECLISGTKSASPLIKDSLENTEEQIQDLLVIKCATDAFHVLMSDSEVCLNRKFHATIRPLYKQRFFSSVMPILQQIITKSHSSLSRSFLYRAFAHIMSDTPMVAIVSEAKKLIPVLLDCLSMLTEIQDKDMLYGLLLVLSGILMEKNGQEAVVENAHIIINCLIKLVGYPHKMLVRETAIQCLVALSELPHARIYPMRTQVLRAISKCLDDSKRAVRHEAVKCRQTWASM, translated from the exons ATGGCGGAAACCACTCAATTAACTCGCCACATTGAGTCCTATGTCGACTCTTCTTCTACTCCCGCTCAGCAG GCTTCAAGTTTGAACGCAGTTGCATCTCTCGTGAACACTGATGCCTTACCTCTAGAAGCACTG GTTAGagagttggagatgtatttgaCCACAACAGATAACGTTGTTCGTGCAAGAG GAATTCTTCTTCTAGCAGAGGTAATGACTCGTATTGAATCAAAACCTCTTAACAGTGCAACTATACATAGCTTGGTTGGATTCTTCAAGGACAGACTG GCAGATTGGCGAGCAGTACAAGGTGCACTTGTCGGTTGCTTGGCACTGATAAGGAGAAAAAGTGTTGTGGGTATGGTAACGGATAGTGATGCCACAACCATTGCTCAGTCTTTTTTACAATACATGCAAGTTCAATCTTTAGGGCAGTATGACAGGaag CTGTGCTTTGAACTGCTTGATTGCCTGCTAGAACGCTACTTTGATGCAGTTACTACACTG GGGGAGGACCTTATTTATGGAATTTGTGAAGCCATAGATGCAGAAAAGGATCCAGATTGTTTAAAGCTTGCTTTTCATATTGTTGCATCTTTGGCACAATTAAATCCAGATTCATCTAGTCTACTTGCAAGCTATGCAAAGGATGTTTTTGATATTTTAGAACCTTACTTTCCCATTCACTTTACACAT CCAAGTAGTGGAGATACTCATGTGCAAAGAGATGACCTGTCAACCTCTCTGATG TCTGCATTCTCTTCTACACCTCTCTTTGAGCCGTTTGTcattcctctgcttcttgagaaaCTTTCTTCTTCACTGCATTCTGCAAAG ATCGATTCCTTAAAATATCTTAGAGTGTGCTCTTCCAAGTATGGGGCAGAGAGAATTGCAAAATATGCCGGGGCTATTTGGTCTTCATTAAAAGACACCCTATCTACTTATTTGGGGGAGCcagatttttcttttactatagCACCTGTAGATGGTATTGGCTTCCCAGAGAATGAATTTGTGATAGAAGCTCTGTCCCTCCTTCAGCAGCTTATTGCGCAAAATAGTAGTTTGTTGGTTAGCTTGATAATTGATGACGAGGATGTCAACACTATTTTCAGCACCATTACCTCTTATGAGACTTATGATGCTATTCCTGtgcaagaaaagaagaaactaCATGCTATTGGTCGTATTCTGTATATTACTTCCAAGACTACCATTTCTTCTTGTAATGCCATGTTTGAAAGTCTTTTCACCAGAATGATGGATAATTTGGGATTTTCTGTTAGGTTTCCAAATGGTGATATTTCCCCCTCTCAGAGACTCAAGTTTGGATTCCTTTATCTCTGCATTGAACTACTTGCAGGATGCAGGGAGTTAATTGTTGGGTCTGAGGAACCAGCTCTGCAATATGTTTTTGAGCATGAGACTTGTTGCACTATGCTTCATAGTTTTTCAACCCCATTATTTAATGCCTTTGGTTCAGTCTTGGCAGTAAGTGCTGACAGAGGCCCTCTTGATCCAGATACATACGTTGGAG TGAAGGGTTTACAGATACTTGCCATGTTTCATTCAGATGTTTTTCCAATACAAAAGTCAATATTTGAgaatattttgaagaaattcATGTCAATTATCATAGAAGATTTCAACAAAACAATATTGTGGGAAGCAGCATTGAAAGCATTACATCATGTCGGCTCATTTTTTCAGAAGTTTT TGGAAGCATTGTTGAATATAGGCAAGACGGGAATGAAAAATATGCTAACAATTCTTCAAGGGTTGGGAAGAGCAGTATTTGCCAATCTATCTAAGGTTTAT GTCCATAGAAATTTAAGATCTTCTGAAATTGCTGTTCAGCTTTTGGAATGCTATTCTTGCCAGTTGCTCCCATG GATCCATGAAAATGGAGGTTCAGAGGACTTTGTGATGCAATTTGCTGTGGACATTTGGAGTCAAGCTGGAAATTGCATGGATTTGAGTACCCCATTCGAGGGAAAG GGTCTTCTTGACGCAATGATGAAAGCGATGAGACTTTCTGTAGGGAGTTGTTCTGTGGAGAGCCAAAACCTTATAATTCGCAAAGCTTACAGTGTACTGTCTTCACACACTAACTTTCAGCTTAAAGAAGTTGAAAGATTACCACTAACTCCTGGAAAATATGACATTTCCCTTAGAGATGAAGggataatttcattatttgcaTCAGTAGTTATTGCAGTTTGCCCTAAAACATACATTCCAAATATAAGAGTACTTGTGCATCTATTTATAATAACCCTCCTCAGAGGTGTTGTTCCAGTTGCACAGGCCTTGGGTTCCATACTTAACAAATTAGTTTCAACATCAAGCACTGCAGAGAACTCTAGTGATCTTACCTTGGAAGAAGCTCTGGATGCTatattcaatacaaaaatatCGTTTTCTAGTACTGATATGTTGCAGAGATGTAATGGAACAAGTAATGGGAATGAAATGGTTTTTACTGATATATGCCTGGGCATTGCAAATGATAGAATGCTTCAAATCAATGCCATTTGTGGACTCTCGTGGATGGGAAAAGGTTTACTTCTACGTGGTCATGAAAAGATTAAAGACATCACTATGATTTTTATGGAGTGCTTAATATCAGGCACAAAAAGTGCCTCGCCTTTGATCAAAGATTCACTTGAAAATACTGAAGAGCAGATTCAGGACCTGTTAGTGATTAAATGTGCTACTGATGCTTTTCATGTTCTTATGAGTGATTCAGAAGTTTGTTTGAACAGAAAATTTCATGCCACAATACGACCTCTATATAAGCAGCGGTTTTTCTCTTCTGTGATGCCTATCTTGCAGCAGATCATTACAAAATCTCACTCCTCATTGTCCAG ATCCTTTTTGTATCGAGCTTTTGCACATATCATGTCTGATACTCCAATGGTTGCTATAGTGAGTGAAGCTAAAAAG CTTATACCAGTTCTACTGGATTGCTTGTCCATGTTGACAGAAATCCAAGATAAAGATATGTTATATGGTCTGCTGCTAGTCTTATCTGGGATATTGATGGAGAAAAATG GACAAGAAGCTGTCGTTGAGAATGCACACATTATCATCAATTGTCTGATTAAGCTTGTGGGTTACCCTCATAAGATG CTTGTTCGAGAGACAGCTATTCAATGTCTTGTTGCCTTGTCTGAGTTGCCCCACGCCCGTATCTATCCTATGAGGACACAG GTTCTACGAGCAATATCAAAGTGTCTTGACGATTCAAAGAGAGCTGTTCGCCATGAAGCTGTCAAATGTCGGCAAACATG GGCATCAATGTAA
- the LOC100788537 gene encoding MMS19 nucleotide excision repair protein homolog isoform X1, translating to MAETTQLTRHIESYVDSSSTPAQQASSLNAVASLVNTDALPLEALVRELEMYLTTTDNVVRARGILLLAEVMTRIESKPLNSATIHSLVGFFKDRLADWRAVQGALVGCLALIRRKSVVGMVTDSDATTIAQSFLQYMQVQSLGQYDRKLCFELLDCLLERYFDAVTTLGEDLIYGICEAIDAEKDPDCLKLAFHIVASLAQLNPDSSSLLASYAKDVFDILEPYFPIHFTHPSSGDTHVQRDDLSTSLMSAFSSTPLFEPFVIPLLLEKLSSSLHSAKIDSLKYLRVCSSKYGAERIAKYAGAIWSSLKDTLSTYLGEPDFSFTIAPVDGIGFPENEFVIEALSLLQQLIAQNSSLLVSLIIDDEDVNTIFSTITSYETYDAIPVQEKKKLHAIGRILYITSKTTISSCNAMFESLFTRMMDNLGFSVRFPNGDISPSQRLKFGFLYLCIELLAGCRELIVGSEEPALQYVFEHETCCTMLHSFSTPLFNAFGSVLAVSADRGPLDPDTYVGVKGLQILAMFHSDVFPIQKSIFENILKKFMSIIIEDFNKTILWEAALKALHHVGSFFQKFCESEKAMSYRNLVVEKIVEILSLDDITLSFSLKVEALLNIGKTGMKNMLTILQGLGRAVFANLSKVYVHRNLRSSEIAVQLLECYSCQLLPWIHENGGSEDFVMQFAVDIWSQAGNCMDLSTPFEGKGLLDAMMKAMRLSVGSCSVESQNLIIRKAYSVLSSHTNFQLKEVERLPLTPGKYDISLRDEGIISLFASVVIAVCPKTYIPNIRVLVHLFIITLLRGVVPVAQALGSILNKLVSTSSTAENSSDLTLEEALDAIFNTKISFSSTDMLQRCNGTSNGNEMVFTDICLGIANDRMLQINAICGLSWMGKGLLLRGHEKIKDITMIFMECLISGTKSASPLIKDSLENTEEQIQDLLVIKCATDAFHVLMSDSEVCLNRKFHATIRPLYKQRFFSSVMPILQQIITKSHSSLSRSFLYRAFAHIMSDTPMVAIVSEAKKLIPVLLDCLSMLTEIQDKDMLYGLLLVLSGILMEKNGQEAVVENAHIIINCLIKLVGYPHKMLVRETAIQCLVALSELPHARIYPMRTQVLRAISKCLDDSKRAVRHEAVKCRQTWASM from the exons ATGGCGGAAACCACTCAATTAACTCGCCACATTGAGTCCTATGTCGACTCTTCTTCTACTCCCGCTCAGCAG GCTTCAAGTTTGAACGCAGTTGCATCTCTCGTGAACACTGATGCCTTACCTCTAGAAGCACTG GTTAGagagttggagatgtatttgaCCACAACAGATAACGTTGTTCGTGCAAGAG GAATTCTTCTTCTAGCAGAGGTAATGACTCGTATTGAATCAAAACCTCTTAACAGTGCAACTATACATAGCTTGGTTGGATTCTTCAAGGACAGACTG GCAGATTGGCGAGCAGTACAAGGTGCACTTGTCGGTTGCTTGGCACTGATAAGGAGAAAAAGTGTTGTGGGTATGGTAACGGATAGTGATGCCACAACCATTGCTCAGTCTTTTTTACAATACATGCAAGTTCAATCTTTAGGGCAGTATGACAGGaag CTGTGCTTTGAACTGCTTGATTGCCTGCTAGAACGCTACTTTGATGCAGTTACTACACTG GGGGAGGACCTTATTTATGGAATTTGTGAAGCCATAGATGCAGAAAAGGATCCAGATTGTTTAAAGCTTGCTTTTCATATTGTTGCATCTTTGGCACAATTAAATCCAGATTCATCTAGTCTACTTGCAAGCTATGCAAAGGATGTTTTTGATATTTTAGAACCTTACTTTCCCATTCACTTTACACAT CCAAGTAGTGGAGATACTCATGTGCAAAGAGATGACCTGTCAACCTCTCTGATG TCTGCATTCTCTTCTACACCTCTCTTTGAGCCGTTTGTcattcctctgcttcttgagaaaCTTTCTTCTTCACTGCATTCTGCAAAG ATCGATTCCTTAAAATATCTTAGAGTGTGCTCTTCCAAGTATGGGGCAGAGAGAATTGCAAAATATGCCGGGGCTATTTGGTCTTCATTAAAAGACACCCTATCTACTTATTTGGGGGAGCcagatttttcttttactatagCACCTGTAGATGGTATTGGCTTCCCAGAGAATGAATTTGTGATAGAAGCTCTGTCCCTCCTTCAGCAGCTTATTGCGCAAAATAGTAGTTTGTTGGTTAGCTTGATAATTGATGACGAGGATGTCAACACTATTTTCAGCACCATTACCTCTTATGAGACTTATGATGCTATTCCTGtgcaagaaaagaagaaactaCATGCTATTGGTCGTATTCTGTATATTACTTCCAAGACTACCATTTCTTCTTGTAATGCCATGTTTGAAAGTCTTTTCACCAGAATGATGGATAATTTGGGATTTTCTGTTAGGTTTCCAAATGGTGATATTTCCCCCTCTCAGAGACTCAAGTTTGGATTCCTTTATCTCTGCATTGAACTACTTGCAGGATGCAGGGAGTTAATTGTTGGGTCTGAGGAACCAGCTCTGCAATATGTTTTTGAGCATGAGACTTGTTGCACTATGCTTCATAGTTTTTCAACCCCATTATTTAATGCCTTTGGTTCAGTCTTGGCAGTAAGTGCTGACAGAGGCCCTCTTGATCCAGATACATACGTTGGAG TGAAGGGTTTACAGATACTTGCCATGTTTCATTCAGATGTTTTTCCAATACAAAAGTCAATATTTGAgaatattttgaagaaattcATGTCAATTATCATAGAAGATTTCAACAAAACAATATTGTGGGAAGCAGCATTGAAAGCATTACATCATGTCGGCTCATTTTTTCAGAAGTTTTGTGAGTCTGAAAAAGCTATGAGCTACAGGAATTTAGTTGTAGAAAAAATTGTGGAAATTCTGTCACTTGACGATATTACTCTGTCTTTTTCACTTAAAGTGGAAGCATTGTTGAATATAGGCAAGACGGGAATGAAAAATATGCTAACAATTCTTCAAGGGTTGGGAAGAGCAGTATTTGCCAATCTATCTAAGGTTTAT GTCCATAGAAATTTAAGATCTTCTGAAATTGCTGTTCAGCTTTTGGAATGCTATTCTTGCCAGTTGCTCCCATG GATCCATGAAAATGGAGGTTCAGAGGACTTTGTGATGCAATTTGCTGTGGACATTTGGAGTCAAGCTGGAAATTGCATGGATTTGAGTACCCCATTCGAGGGAAAG GGTCTTCTTGACGCAATGATGAAAGCGATGAGACTTTCTGTAGGGAGTTGTTCTGTGGAGAGCCAAAACCTTATAATTCGCAAAGCTTACAGTGTACTGTCTTCACACACTAACTTTCAGCTTAAAGAAGTTGAAAGATTACCACTAACTCCTGGAAAATATGACATTTCCCTTAGAGATGAAGggataatttcattatttgcaTCAGTAGTTATTGCAGTTTGCCCTAAAACATACATTCCAAATATAAGAGTACTTGTGCATCTATTTATAATAACCCTCCTCAGAGGTGTTGTTCCAGTTGCACAGGCCTTGGGTTCCATACTTAACAAATTAGTTTCAACATCAAGCACTGCAGAGAACTCTAGTGATCTTACCTTGGAAGAAGCTCTGGATGCTatattcaatacaaaaatatCGTTTTCTAGTACTGATATGTTGCAGAGATGTAATGGAACAAGTAATGGGAATGAAATGGTTTTTACTGATATATGCCTGGGCATTGCAAATGATAGAATGCTTCAAATCAATGCCATTTGTGGACTCTCGTGGATGGGAAAAGGTTTACTTCTACGTGGTCATGAAAAGATTAAAGACATCACTATGATTTTTATGGAGTGCTTAATATCAGGCACAAAAAGTGCCTCGCCTTTGATCAAAGATTCACTTGAAAATACTGAAGAGCAGATTCAGGACCTGTTAGTGATTAAATGTGCTACTGATGCTTTTCATGTTCTTATGAGTGATTCAGAAGTTTGTTTGAACAGAAAATTTCATGCCACAATACGACCTCTATATAAGCAGCGGTTTTTCTCTTCTGTGATGCCTATCTTGCAGCAGATCATTACAAAATCTCACTCCTCATTGTCCAG ATCCTTTTTGTATCGAGCTTTTGCACATATCATGTCTGATACTCCAATGGTTGCTATAGTGAGTGAAGCTAAAAAG CTTATACCAGTTCTACTGGATTGCTTGTCCATGTTGACAGAAATCCAAGATAAAGATATGTTATATGGTCTGCTGCTAGTCTTATCTGGGATATTGATGGAGAAAAATG GACAAGAAGCTGTCGTTGAGAATGCACACATTATCATCAATTGTCTGATTAAGCTTGTGGGTTACCCTCATAAGATG CTTGTTCGAGAGACAGCTATTCAATGTCTTGTTGCCTTGTCTGAGTTGCCCCACGCCCGTATCTATCCTATGAGGACACAG GTTCTACGAGCAATATCAAAGTGTCTTGACGATTCAAAGAGAGCTGTTCGCCATGAAGCTGTCAAATGTCGGCAAACATG GGCATCAATGTAA